A window of Mytilus edulis chromosome 10, xbMytEdul2.2, whole genome shotgun sequence contains these coding sequences:
- the LOC139491383 gene encoding uncharacterized protein has product MIYWRGALTCAFLALFFVWTSGIPGTEKGVYRWMERDNFDLIIDKLSEVTAENCRAKPKSELTLPKESVTQLPMYNKLLSSVIHQNRSTLLHLHNMALNRAFFYSFIYQAQNMTVDFFNQPGFMYLYMSNAADVTAGAGFVNGSGLYFDNNVYYPNWWTKIVDFNSTLPLYGPRAWRVDDYDEATNWLREPTNNTVDIHDYAAGRSSNYSSQAFKSAPWYSNWLPDISGETDSVDKYTYAPKIRRSNETGRFVKEEFTSIPFFGPPQPGQTGSIRLPVLWTQPYFDCGRSNRWIISASSPVTEYMPRYSNWTHLRRPRFTAVATQDIEFERIDINPCPVSEGNKDPNMFAGTARCKKTTICETLGFEGWGFRRGGYQCACQPGYYYPWWHDGPFLGEEIEQATKEEYENGFDCLPIYELQVPPQKNPSFVDRKKRSTAITLKEQFLEEVMPSSQSHRVKLVAKRSLAALRKKRFVPRFKGEEPHMRYKRDLFDTDRYARLNKIVDRKDTTTRSNCHTKHSYERFLPGDAAYGVEAQFEAEGRTALRLAHFLSNFLQNVDEYEQFGSMDGDRRLNETHVFGEVIANVMSNFKIVGSGAFFDRYSFRMSPPINNTDPRFSNGITREYFGPFSWVEQKAGTAGLNLDFKAEDFAGHKTFYTDEPWFRNMKARWQTNFVMLKKFTLKPMIRSDPAGTSLIRFEHYPLTFFAPKYEHGEWLRPEFKCDGRIMDWVVTYVVPFFGLDSLKSRLEFKGVVTVDVKLDYLQITQCPGPFYQANAFKNTAKCHYQSTYCIPTPGRIPDKRYAIGNYKCECRQGYEYIFNDNAWFYDGQTIENEYQKMEAGLPNRFDTLKCRIAGASAVVANWILIGLLPVALAILNRS; this is encoded by the exons ATGATTTATTGGAGAGGCGCGCTAACATGCGCCTTTTTGGCCCTGTTTTTTGTGTGGACATCTGGAATTCCAGGTACTGAAAAAGGGGTTTACCGATGGATGGAGAGGGACAATTTCGATTTAATTATCGATAAATTATCAGAAGTTACGGCAGAAAATTGTCGTGCAAAGCCGAAATCAGAACTGACTCTTCCGAAAGAGTCTGTAACACAGCTTCCCATGTACAATAAATTACTAAGCAGTGTGATTCACCAAAATCGTTCTACTTTATTGCATCTTCATAACATGGCGCTAAACAGAGCATTTTTTTACAGTTTCATTTATCAAGCACAGAATATGACAGTAGACTTTTTTAACCAGCCTGGTTTCATGTATTTATACATGTCTAATGCTGCTGATGTGACGGCAGGCGCTGGCTTTGTGAACGGTTCGGGTCTTTACTTCGATAATAATGTGTACTATCCAAATTGGTGGACGAAAATTGTCGATTTTAATAGCACTCTTCCATTGTATGGACCTAGAGCGTGGAGAGTTGACGATTATGACGAAGCAACAAATTGGTTGCGAGAACCTACAAATAATACAGTCGATATTCATGATTATGCTGCTGGTCGGTCTAGTAATTACTCGAGCCAAGCTTTCAAGTCTGCTCCATGGTATTCAAACTGGTTACCAGATATATCTGGCGAAACTGATTCTGTTGACAAATATACATATGCACCAAAAATAAGACGATCAAATGAGACGGGAAGATTCGTAAAAGAAGAATTTACTAGTATTCCTTTCTTTGGACCTCCGCAGCCAGGTCAAACAGGTTCCATCAGACTTCCAGTTTTGTGGACACAGCCATACTTTGACTGTGGTCGATCTAACAGGTGGATCATCAGCGCTAGTTCACCGGTCACAGAGTACATGCCAAGATATTCAAACTGGACGCATTTGAGAAGACCAAG GTTTACAGCTGTTGCTACCCAAGATATAGAGTTTGAGAGGATTGATATCAACCCCTGTCCAGTCAGCGAGGGTAACAAAGACCCTAATATGTTTGCTGGAACAGCAAGATGTAAAAAGACTACCATT tgtGAGACCTTGGGATTTGAGGGATGGGGCTTTAGAAGAGGTGGGTACCAGTGTGCTTGTCAACCTGGATACTACTACCCCTGGTGGCATGATGGACCCTTCCTTGGGGAAGAAATTGAACAAGCTACGAAAGAAGAATATGAAAATGGATTTGACTGCCTGCCAATTTATG AATTGCAAGTACCTCCTCAGAAAAATCCTAGTTTTGTTGACCGAAAGAAGAGATCTACAGCAATAACCCTCAAAGAACAGTTTCTAGAGGAGGTTATGCCTTCTTCTCAAAGCCACAGGGTTAAATTAGTTGCTAAAAGATCATTAGCAGCATTAAGGAAGAAACGTTTTGTTCCACGATTCAAAGGCGAAGAGCCACATATGAGATATAAAAGAGATTTATTTGACACAGATAGATATGCCAGACTGAATAAAATCGTAGACAGAAAAGACACAACGACAAGATCCAATTGTCATACCAAACATTCTTACGAACGATTTCTCCCGGGAGATGCTGCTTATGGCGTGGAAGCACAATTTGAAGCAGAAGGTCGTACTGCTTTGCGGTTAGCTCATTTTCTCAGCAATTTCCTACAGAATGTTGATGAATATGAACAGTTTGGTAGTATGGATGGAGATCGTCGACTGAATGAGACCCATGTTTTTGGAGAAGTTATTGCTAATGTAATGAGCAATTTTAAGATTGTGGGAAGTGGCGCCTTCTTTGATAGATACAGTTTCAGAATGTCTCCGCCTATTAATAATACTGACCCTAGATTTTCCAACGGAATCACTAGAGAATACTTTGGTCCATTCTCATGGGTAGAACAAAAAGCTGGTACAGCTGGATTAAACTTAGATTTCAAAGCTGAAGACTTTGCTGGCCATAAAACATTTTACACGGACGAACCCTGGTTCCGAAACATGAAGGCAAGATGGCAGACCAACTTTGTCATGCTGAAAAAATTCACATTGAAACCCATGATCAGGTCAGATCCAGCCGGAACTAGTTTGATCCGATTTGAACATTATCCATTGACATTTTTTGCACCTAAATATGAACATGGGGAATGGCTGAGACCAGAGTTCAAATGTGATGGAAGAATTATGGATTGGGTAGTCACCTATGTTGTTCCTTTCTTTGGATTGGATAGTCTGAAATCTAGACTAGAATTCAA AGGTGTAGTTACAGTAGATGTCAAATTAGATTACCTACAGATTACTCAGTGTCCAGGTCCATTCTACCAAGCTAATGCCTTCAAAAATACAGCAAAGTGTCATTATCAATCTACTTAT TGTATTCCTACTCCTGGCAGAATTCCAGATAAAAGATATGCCATCGGTAATTACAAATGTGAATGTCGCCAAGGTTATGAATATATCTTCAATGACAATGCCTGGTTCTATGATGGGCAGACAATAGAAAATGAATACCAGAAAATGGAGGCTGGTTTACCTAACAG GTTTGACACATTGAAATGTAGAATTGCTGGTGCGTCTGCTGTTGTGGCTAACTGGATTCTGATTGGCTTACTCCCTGTTGCCTTGGCAATACTGAACAGAAGCTAA